The genomic window TCGACCAACTGCCTTCCGAGACAGCGTCGATCGCGTTGGGAATCCTGACCATGGACGGCGAGCTGGATGACCGGATGTTCAGCTTCCGCATCGAGCGCGAGGGGTTCCTGTCATTTGTCCCGCTCAACCACAGCGACGCGGTGGGCGGGGCGATCGCTTCGATCCCCACCCAAGGACCGGACGCGATCAATACAAAAGACTGGTTCCACGTGGCGGTTTCCTACGACGGACGTCCCGGAATCCCCGGAGCGCTCCAGCTTTACTGGACCCGGCTGGACCAGCGCCGCGAGTCCGCCAACCGCATCGGGGTCGGGACGCTCTCGCAGAATCTCGCCACGACGGTGGGCGACTTCGCCATCGGCAACGAGGCCCGCAGCGCGGTCCCGATGAACGCGGAGGCGGAACCTTTCCCCGGCTTGATCGACGAGGTGCGCATGAGTTCGGTCGCAAGGCATCCGACGGATTTCTGCTTCGTTCCTCCCGCTTCGAGGAAGACTTCGGACTACAACCCGCAGGAACCGGGACACCGCGACGGCGGCGCGCCGTTCCAACTGCATCTCACCGGGATCAGCGTGGATGGGGAACGGGCGACCACCATGCCACGGAACGGGACTCCACTGAGTCTGAAGCCTGGATTGCACCGGCTTGATTTCGACATCGCCACGGGGACGAGTTCTTTTGGAAACCCGCTTCAACTGCGGTGCCAGTTGGAGGGATTCGACGAGCATTGGCAGCAGAGCGTGCTCGGCATGAGTCTGACATTCGAGTTTCTCGACGCCCAGTCGAAGCCGGTTTCCCAAGCCGAATTCAACATGACCGGGAGAAGTTCCGGCTGGGGGGCGGGATTCATCGATTCCACGCTCACCCCACGGCGCGAGCCGCTCTACGCCCCGGAAAACGCCCGTTTCCTCCGCGTCACCCTGAGTTCCGGAGCCCCGGACACCAGCGGCAGCCTCGGCATCGACGATCTGAATCTGTTCCTCCCCGAACAACCCGCCATTCCGCTCTGGTCGAACGGGACCTTCGAACAGGGAACCGGTCCGCTTTTCCCGATGCGCGCGCCGAAGGGCTGGAAACGGGAAGGTGCGGAACCCGCCATCGCGCTGACCACCCGTCCTCAGGAATCCGCCATCCTGAGCCTGATCGACGGCGACCAGTCCATGGGCGGCAAGTGGACCGCCACCCAGCCGCTCGACGCCGCCAAGGTCGCCGGACGCACCTTGATCGTCACCTGGCGCGAAGCCTACAACGTGATCACCGGAAACCAGCAGCGCGCCACCTTCCTGAACGTCCCGACGGGCGATTACGTTTTCCGGGCCATCGGCATGACGGAGGAACCGCATCCGGAAACGGCGGGACTTTCCGCCAGGATCCTGGTGCGCCCTCATTTCTGGCAGCGCGAATGGTTCCTCCCCGTCGCGACCGCCTGTGTCATCTCGCTCATCGCCGCCGGGGTGATCCGCCAGCGGAACCAGCGAAACCGGCGGCGGCTGCGCGAGCTTTCCTTCCTCACCGCGCTCGAGCGAGACCGTACCCGCATCGCGCGCGACATGCACGACGACCTCGGCACACGCGTTACGGTTTTGAATGTCGCCGCTTCGCTCGCCAACAGGGCGATCGACCACGACCCGGACGACGCCCGCAAGCAACTCGACAAGATGTCCGGTGCCGCCCGCGAACTCGTCGTCGCCATGGACGAACTCGTCTGGGCGGTGGACCCCTCGCACGACAATCTGGACGAACTGGCGTCCCGTCTCACCAGTCACGCCGAGGAGCTTTTTTCGGAAAGCGGCATCCGTTGTCGTTTTGAAATCCCCTCCTCGCTTCCCTCCCACCCCATCAGTTCGGACTTCCGGCACCACATCTCGATGGCCGTCCGCGAGGCCCTGCACAACATCCTCAAGCACGCCGGTCCCTGTGAGGTAACCCTTGCGGTGAGCTTCGGGAACAAGACCCTCGGCATCGACATCCGCGACAACGGGCAGGGGTTCGCCACCGGTTCCCTGGTGAAAGGCCACGGTCTCGGAAACCTGAAGGCCCGTCTGGCCGACATCGGCGGCACCTGTGAAATCTCATCCTCGCCCGGCGGCGGCACCTGTGTCAGCCTGCGGTGCCCGCTGGCGAAAACCCACGAACCAAGGCTGCCATGATCGAAAATCCAGTGACCATCGCCGTTGTCGAGGACGACGACACCTTGCGTGACAGCTTGGTTGAAATCATCGTCTCCTCTCCGCGCTGGAAATTCATCGCCGCGTTCCCGGACGGTGAGTCCGCGCTCGAGACGCTTTCCAACTCGCCCACACAGGTCGTGCTGATGGACATCCAGCTTCCGGGCATGTCCGGCATCGAGTGCGTGGAGCAGCTCACCGCCCGCCAGCCGGACATCCAGGTGCTGATGGTGACGGTTTACGACAACAACGACCGTATCTACGCCGCGCTCGCCGCCGGGGCATCCGGCTACCTTCTCAAACGCGACATCCCCACCAGACTGCTGGAAGCGCTGGAAGACCTGCTCGAAGGCGGCTCGCCCATGTCCAGCGCCATCGCCCGCAAGGTGGTGAAGCATTTCAAAAAGGAAGCCCCGCAGAAAAACGACAACCTGAACCTCACCCCCCGGGAAACGGAGATCCTCGACCTTTTGGCGAAGGGTTCCCTCTACAAGGAGATCGCGTGGGATCTGGGAATCGGTGTCGAAACCGTGCGCACCCACCTGCACCACATCTACACCAAGCTCCACGTCCGCACGCGCACCGAAGCCGTGGTGAAATACCTGGGACGCGGCCAGGCGTGAGATCGAAACATTCCGCAGAATGAAGGGTTTACGGCGGCGCGGGCCACGTTTTCTTGAAACCGGGTCCTCAACCCACCAAGAAAAGACCGTGAAATCCCTGATCGCCCTCACCTGCCTGCTGCTCACCCCGCTGATCGCGGCGGTGAAGCCGAACGTCATCGTCATCATCGCGGACGACTGTACCTACAGCGACCTCGCGATCCATGGCGGGCAGAATGCCAAAACCCCGAACATCGATTCACTCGCAAAGCAGGGAACCATCTTCGACCGCGCCTACCTCGGCATGGCGATGTGCGCGCCCTCCCGCTCGGAACTCTACACCGGCCGCCTGCCGCTGCGGAACGGCTGCGCGTGGAACCAGGGCACCAGCCGGCCCGGCACCAAAAGCATGCCACACCTCCTTGGAGATCTCGGCTACCGCGTCGGCCTCGCAGGGAAATCCCATGTCCAGCCCGCCTCGGTCTACCCGTTTGAAAATGTCCCGGGCTATGATGAGAACTGTGTCAACAACCCCACGCGCCCGAACGACACCGCGGGCGTGAAAAACTTCATCACCCGTGACGACGCGCAACCATTCTGCCTCGTCGTCGCACTGACAGAACCCCATGCGCCATGGGTGATGGGCGACGCCTCGGCCTACCCGCCGAAGTCACTTAAACTGCCTGCCAATTTCGCCGACACCCCGATGACCCGGCAAAGCTTCTCCCGCTACCTCGCCGAAGTCACCTACATGGACAACCAGGTGGGTGAGCTGCTCGCCCTGCTGGAAACCACCAAAAAAGCCTCCGACACGCTCGTGCTTTTCACCAGCGAACAAGGCGCGCAGTTCCCCGGCAACAAGTGGACGAACTGGGACACCGGCCTCCACACCTCGCTGGTCGCCCGCTGGCCCGGCGTGGTACCGGCCGGACGCCGCACCCCCGCGCTGGTCCAGTATGCCGACGTCCTTCCCACACTCATGGATCTCGCCGGAGGAAAACCGGACGCCTCCGCTTTCGACGGCGCCAGCTTCGCTCCCGTCCTGCGGGGAGAGGGCGACCGGCACCGGGAATTCGTTTACGGCATGCACAACAATTACCCGGAAGGTCCGCCCTATCCCATCCGCTCCATCAGCAATGGTGATTGGCGTTACATCCGGAACCTTTCCCCGGAAAAACTCTACATCGAGAAACACATGATGGGGCGCGACGAGCACAACCCCTACTGGAGCACGTGGATGTTCCGCTCCACGGAGGACGCCCACGCGCTGCACATGGTCCAGCGCTACATGCACCGGCCTGCGGAAGAACTCTATCACACCGCGGAAGACCGCTTTGAAATGACCAACCTTGCCACGGATCCCGCGCACGCGGAAACCAAGGCCCGCCTCGCCGCCGCGCTCGACCGCAGCCTCACCGACCAGCTCGACCCCGGCGTCCCTCTCGACACCCCCTCCGCCTTCGAGGCTTCGCAAAAGCAGAAGCCGGTGTTCCCGGGGAAACCGTGAGGGCGTGACGCCCGTTGGAGGTCCCGGGAAACCGGGCCGGGACTACAGCCCCAGCCACTCCGCCTTCAGCGCCTCCGCGCGTTCGAGCGCGGATTCGGTGGTGGCTCCGAGGATGTTCGCGTGTCCCATTTTCCGGCGGCCCCTGGCGTGGCGCTTGCCGTAGAGGTGGAGGCTGGCTTCGCCGTCGGCGAAGAGAGGGTGCCAATCCGGCGGGGTCGTTTCCTCCGGCCACATGTCGCCGAGCAGGTTCAGCATGACCACGGGCGAAAGCAGGCGGGTGGAGCCGAGCGGCAGGCCGATCACGGCACGCAGCTGTTGCTCGAACTGGGAGGTGACGCAGGCGTCCAGCGTATGGTGTCCGGAATTGTGCGGGCGTGGAGCGATCTCGTTGACGAGCAGCGAACCGTCCGCTTTCAGGAAAAATTCCACGCCAAGGATGCCCCGGTAATCAAGCGCTTCCGCGACACGACGGGCGATGGCCGCAGCCTCCAGGGTCACGGCGGGCGAAACCCGGGCAGGGACGATGGAGACGTCCAGAATGTGGTGACGATGCCGGTTTTCCGCCGGGTCGTAGGTGACGGTGACACCGTCCGCCCCACGGGCGACCATGACGGAGAGTTCCTTGTCAAAGGGCACCCACGCTTCCAGCACGGCTCGCGGTGCATCGAAGGCGGCCCAGATTGTCTCCGGATCTTCGGTTCCTTCGAGCTTGAGCTGGCCCTTGCCGTCGTAACCGAAATCCGCGGTTTTCAAGACACCCGGGCCGTTGAGTTCCTTCATCGCCGCGGCGAGGTCGGCCGCGTTGGAAATGACGGCGTACCAGGTGTGGGGAATGCCGTTCTCCTTGAGGAAATTTTTCTCACGTTCGCGGTTCTGGCAGATGCAGATGGCGCGTGGCGAGGGGAAGAGTCCGGTGCATTCCGCGACTTTCTCCAGAGTGTGACACGGGATGTTTTCAAATTCGACGGTGGAGACGGTCACACGGCCGCAGAAATCCCGCAGGGCCTCTTCGTCGTCGAACGGCAGGTCGATGACCTCGTCAGCGCACTCGACGGCGGGGGCTTCCAAGCCGCCGGTCCAGATGACCGTGCGCACGCCGAGCCGCCGCGCGGCCAGAGCGATCATACGGCCGAGCTGGCCGCCACCGATGACACCGACGACACAATTTGGCGCGTGAATGGGAACAGAAGCAGACATGAAATCAGTCGATGGGATCAAGGGGAGGCAGCGCCGCGGCTTTCACCGTGGCGGTTTGGTTTTTGCGGAACTCCGCGAGCTTTTCCGCGAGTCCGGGATTTTCATTCGCGAGCATGGCCACGGCGAAAAGCGCGGCATTCGTCGAGCCGGCCTTGCCGATGGCGAAGGTGGCGGTCGGAATTCCGGCGGGCATCTGGACGATCGAAAGCAACGAGTCCACGCCTTGCAGCGCCTTGGACTCAACCGGCACGCCGAGGACCGGGAGATCGGTGATGGCGGCGGTCATGCCCGGCAGATGGGCTGCTCCGCCGGCTCCGGCGATGATGCATTTGAGACCGCGGCCACGCGCGGTTTCGGCATAGGAAACAAGCTTGTCCGGCGTGCGGTGGGCACTGACGACTTCCGCTTCCCATGCCACGCCGAAGTCACGCAGGACGCGTGCGGCGTGCTCCATCGTCGGCCAATCCGACGTGCTTCCCATGATGATCCCGACGACTGGCGCTGCGTTCATCGGCGCAGAGTGGAGGACTCGGTGCGGCGCGTCAATACGCAGGTGGAAGCAGCCGGGAATCAACGGCCGGATGTGGAAAAAGGGAAAAGTTGGGAAATTCCCCGGTGCCGAAGACAACGACAAACGTCGTCTCTTCCCGCTTGACGCTCATGACGACATTTGTCATGTCATTTCCCATGAATCCCAAGAAAGCGTCATCCCTCCCGCCATTGTCGCCTGCCGAACAGGCGTTGATGGATCTGATCTGGCGGAAGCAGCCCGTTTCCGTGGGAGACCTGCTCCGGGCGGTGAACGACGGTCGGGCGGAAGCCATCACCCGCAGCACCCTGCAAACGCAGCTTCACCGGTTGGAGACGAAAGGTTGGCTGCTGAGCGATGACGAGGGTCGCGCAAGGCTGTATCGCTCGGTGCCGTCGGAAAAAGGTGGACGCGGAAAGGTGCTGGCTGAGCTGAAACAGCGCTTTTTCGGCGGATCCGGTCTTTCGCTCGTCCGCTGTCTGGTCGAAGAGGGAGGCCTGAGCAAGGAGGAGTTCGATGAACTGAATCAACTGATCGTCAAACATCAACAAGGGAAAAAGCCATGAACCTTTCCTCCACCTACCTGCTGAATGTCGCGCTACATGCGGCGTTGCTGTCGGTTTTCACAAGCCTGCTGCTGGTATGCCTCCGCCTTCCGGAGAAGCGCGCCTTTGTGGCGATCGTGGGGCTGATGGCGGTGGGCGTCCTGCCATGGATCACCGCGCTGCGACCCGCTGCGGCGCCGCGGATCTTCCAGCCGGCGGCGGGAATTCAAGAACCACCGTCCGGGCTGGCGCTCTGGACCGTGGCCACGGTCCCGATGAAGACGACGGTGGAAGTGGAAATTCCGCCAACTTCCCAATCGGGCATCGCCCCGGCGGCGGGACGGGTTTATCCGAATTTTCCTTACCTCTTCAACACGCTCTGGGCCGTTGGGTCAGGCATCGCGCTGCTGAAACTTTGCATCGCTTGGCTGCAAGTCGTGGTTTGGAGAAAATCACTGGCGCAACCTGACGACGCCAGTTGGTCCGCTCTCCAACAACTCGTCCCCGAAGCTCCCGCTCGCGGTCGTTTCCGGATCTGCCAGGGCTGGATGAGTCCTTGCGTCACGGGTTTCTGGCGGCCCCTGATTGTCATTCCCTCGTTCCTGCTTGATGCGGGTTCCAAGAAAAAGCTGGGCTGGGCGCTCCGCCATGAGATCGGCCACTGGCGGACGGGTGATTCCCGCTGGATGTTGATTTTCAATTTCATCCGTTGCCTGAATTGGTGGAATCCTCTGGTCCATCTGCTCATTTCCCGGTGGGACGATGCCCGCGAGCAGCTCTGCGATCTTCAAGCCACAGGCCCCTCGGAGAACCGTGCGGCATACGGAGCATTCCTCATCGCCATGCCCCGTCAGGTTTCCAAACAGCCGCCACTCGCCGTCGCCATGGCGAAGAGCCGCCAAGCACGCCGGTTGAAAAGACGGCTTGTGGGTTTGTTGGAATCCGCGGGAAGCGGGAGTCCCGTCGGAAAAGGCTTCGCCAGTCTCAGCGCGGGACTGGTTGTGGTTCTGGCAGTTGCCGTCTCCGTAATGAGGATCGGCGCGGCGGAAGAAGCGGTAATCGAATCGCGGGAAGAAGAGGCGGCCCGGCCGCAGGCCATCACATTCCAGCCGGAAAAATTCCATATCGACTACTGGATGATCATTTCCAAATCAGCCTCCGGTAGAAAAAGCGGAGAGATCCTGAAGGATCACGAGATGAAGGAGTTTCTCAAAACGGCGGAGGACCAAGGCTGCATCGCCGTCCACACCACCGGCAAACTGGACCACGGGGAAAACAAGACCTTCGAAACCCGCTACGACCGGAAGATCAACCTCTGGTCCCAGAAGGATCGCCCGTCATTCGCGGATCCTATTGGAAACGGAATCCAGTACGAATCCCGTGCGATCTTTGAAAACCAACAGATCTCACTGACCACCCGGGCGACCTACCGCTTTTTTCCCGGCAGCGGATTTCCCATTTCGCTGACACCCGCCGAGCCGTTTGCCGGAGGCAGCGATTTCCTTTTCAAAAAAGCCGATGTTTCCGCCCGGCTG from Luteolibacter yonseiensis includes these protein-coding regions:
- a CDS encoding sulfatase family protein codes for the protein MKSLIALTCLLLTPLIAAVKPNVIVIIADDCTYSDLAIHGGQNAKTPNIDSLAKQGTIFDRAYLGMAMCAPSRSELYTGRLPLRNGCAWNQGTSRPGTKSMPHLLGDLGYRVGLAGKSHVQPASVYPFENVPGYDENCVNNPTRPNDTAGVKNFITRDDAQPFCLVVALTEPHAPWVMGDASAYPPKSLKLPANFADTPMTRQSFSRYLAEVTYMDNQVGELLALLETTKKASDTLVLFTSEQGAQFPGNKWTNWDTGLHTSLVARWPGVVPAGRRTPALVQYADVLPTLMDLAGGKPDASAFDGASFAPVLRGEGDRHREFVYGMHNNYPEGPPYPIRSISNGDWRYIRNLSPEKLYIEKHMMGRDEHNPYWSTWMFRSTEDAHALHMVQRYMHRPAEELYHTAEDRFEMTNLATDPAHAETKARLAAALDRSLTDQLDPGVPLDTPSAFEASQKQKPVFPGKP
- the purE gene encoding 5-(carboxyamino)imidazole ribonucleotide mutase, with amino-acid sequence MNAAPVVGIIMGSTSDWPTMEHAARVLRDFGVAWEAEVVSAHRTPDKLVSYAETARGRGLKCIIAGAGGAAHLPGMTAAITDLPVLGVPVESKALQGVDSLLSIVQMPAGIPTATFAIGKAGSTNAALFAVAMLANENPGLAEKLAEFRKNQTATVKAAALPPLDPID
- a CDS encoding BlaI/MecI/CopY family transcriptional regulator, encoding MNPKKASSLPPLSPAEQALMDLIWRKQPVSVGDLLRAVNDGRAEAITRSTLQTQLHRLETKGWLLSDDEGRARLYRSVPSEKGGRGKVLAELKQRFFGGSGLSLVRCLVEEGGLSKEEFDELNQLIVKHQQGKKP
- a CDS encoding response regulator, yielding MIENPVTIAVVEDDDTLRDSLVEIIVSSPRWKFIAAFPDGESALETLSNSPTQVVLMDIQLPGMSGIECVEQLTARQPDIQVLMVTVYDNNDRIYAALAAGASGYLLKRDIPTRLLEALEDLLEGGSPMSSAIARKVVKHFKKEAPQKNDNLNLTPRETEILDLLAKGSLYKEIAWDLGIGVETVRTHLHHIYTKLHVRTRTEAVVKYLGRGQA
- a CDS encoding 5-(carboxyamino)imidazole ribonucleotide synthase, with product MSASVPIHAPNCVVGVIGGGQLGRMIALAARRLGVRTVIWTGGLEAPAVECADEVIDLPFDDEEALRDFCGRVTVSTVEFENIPCHTLEKVAECTGLFPSPRAICICQNREREKNFLKENGIPHTWYAVISNAADLAAAMKELNGPGVLKTADFGYDGKGQLKLEGTEDPETIWAAFDAPRAVLEAWVPFDKELSVMVARGADGVTVTYDPAENRHRHHILDVSIVPARVSPAVTLEAAAIARRVAEALDYRGILGVEFFLKADGSLLVNEIAPRPHNSGHHTLDACVTSQFEQQLRAVIGLPLGSTRLLSPVVMLNLLGDMWPEETTPPDWHPLFADGEASLHLYGKRHARGRRKMGHANILGATTESALERAEALKAEWLGL
- a CDS encoding histidine kinase, whose product is MRWIASVFPLLFIGHLAAENVRPYAADEFTLHLWHLDEAAPPFKDSSKTGNSLHGMHNGAATLQPGLPGMGGSISFHHHTAGTPGEPSLAGAIITAAPALASGKEDNAPKNFQFQGANGAFTYEALLKFDQLPSETASIALGILTMDGELDDRMFSFRIEREGFLSFVPLNHSDAVGGAIASIPTQGPDAINTKDWFHVAVSYDGRPGIPGALQLYWTRLDQRRESANRIGVGTLSQNLATTVGDFAIGNEARSAVPMNAEAEPFPGLIDEVRMSSVARHPTDFCFVPPASRKTSDYNPQEPGHRDGGAPFQLHLTGISVDGERATTMPRNGTPLSLKPGLHRLDFDIATGTSSFGNPLQLRCQLEGFDEHWQQSVLGMSLTFEFLDAQSKPVSQAEFNMTGRSSGWGAGFIDSTLTPRREPLYAPENARFLRVTLSSGAPDTSGSLGIDDLNLFLPEQPAIPLWSNGTFEQGTGPLFPMRAPKGWKREGAEPAIALTTRPQESAILSLIDGDQSMGGKWTATQPLDAAKVAGRTLIVTWREAYNVITGNQQRATFLNVPTGDYVFRAIGMTEEPHPETAGLSARILVRPHFWQREWFLPVATACVISLIAAGVIRQRNQRNRRRLRELSFLTALERDRTRIARDMHDDLGTRVTVLNVAASLANRAIDHDPDDARKQLDKMSGAARELVVAMDELVWAVDPSHDNLDELASRLTSHAEELFSESGIRCRFEIPSSLPSHPISSDFRHHISMAVREALHNILKHAGPCEVTLAVSFGNKTLGIDIRDNGQGFATGSLVKGHGLGNLKARLADIGGTCEISSSPGGGTCVSLRCPLAKTHEPRLP
- a CDS encoding M56 family metallopeptidase, coding for MNLSSTYLLNVALHAALLSVFTSLLLVCLRLPEKRAFVAIVGLMAVGVLPWITALRPAAAPRIFQPAAGIQEPPSGLALWTVATVPMKTTVEVEIPPTSQSGIAPAAGRVYPNFPYLFNTLWAVGSGIALLKLCIAWLQVVVWRKSLAQPDDASWSALQQLVPEAPARGRFRICQGWMSPCVTGFWRPLIVIPSFLLDAGSKKKLGWALRHEIGHWRTGDSRWMLIFNFIRCLNWWNPLVHLLISRWDDAREQLCDLQATGPSENRAAYGAFLIAMPRQVSKQPPLAVAMAKSRQARRLKRRLVGLLESAGSGSPVGKGFASLSAGLVVVLAVAVSVMRIGAAEEAVIESREEEAARPQAITFQPEKFHIDYWMIISKSASGRKSGEILKDHEMKEFLKTAEDQGCIAVHTTGKLDHGENKTFETRYDRKINLWSQKDRPSFADPIGNGIQYESRAIFENQQISLTTRATYRFFPGSGFPISLTPAEPFAGGSDFLFKKADVSARLNLGEVVCVDLGEVEPGTFAQVFSKATPLTAEGDSVAGSPGQLFKRPSVDVKGRVRISGTRVSVPAADLKADLARHPHSKNFPPVTDSMNWVIQPYQEVFENVLGAEIEKLGTVELPLIEFRQPWLSLPGLKFSAYLSEDHKWINLTMIPGTDVLDQEIKTLPFVPPGIPISFKLRSGPKTESRVFFKIEAVKP